GCAGGCAGACCTTTACCCGCCCGGGCGCGCGCCGCTGGTGGTGTGCAACCCGCCGTGGCTGCCGGGCAAGCCCTCGGCCGCGGTGGAGTACGCGATCTACGACCCCGACAGCCGCATGCTGCGCGGCTTTCTGGACGGCCTCGCCGCGCACCTCGAACCCGGCGGCGAGGGCTGGCTGATCCTGTCCGACCTTGCCGAACACCTCGGCCTGCGTTCGCGCGAGACGCTGCTGGCGCTGTTCGATGCGGCCGGGCTGAAGGTGCTCGACCGGCTCGACATCCGCCCCCGCCACGGCCGCGCCCAGGATGCCGACGACCCGCTGCACTCGGCGCGCGCGGCGGAGCTGACCTCGCTATGGCGGCTGGCCCCGCGTTGACCGACGCGGCACGCCCGGCGCGGCTGTTTCTTGCGCTGTGGCCCGACGCGGCGACACGTCGCACGCTGGCACAGGCGCGCGACCAGTGGCGCTGGGAACAGGGCAGCGCCCCGCGCCGGCCGGCGCCGGTGCGCAGCGACAAGCTCCACCTCACGCTGCATTTCATCGGCGATGTCGACCGCAGCCGGCTGCCGGCGCTCCAGGCCGGACTGGCGGTCGCCTGCAGCGCCTTCGAACTCGCCTTCGGCCGCCATGCGCTGTGGGCGCGCGGCATTGCGGTGCTGGAACCGCTGACGGTGCCGCCCGCGCTGCTCGCGCTGCACGGTGCGCTCGGCCACGCTCTGCG
Above is a window of Azoarcus olearius DNA encoding:
- the thpR gene encoding RNA 2',3'-cyclic phosphodiesterase, translating into MAAGPALTDAARPARLFLALWPDAATRRTLAQARDQWRWEQGSAPRRPAPVRSDKLHLTLHFIGDVDRSRLPALQAGLAVACSAFELAFGRHALWARGIAVLEPLTVPPALLALHGALGHALRDLALPVEQRPFRPHVTLARHAGHALPPPDAARFSWRPAGYALVESRLDAGGGYHPLTHYPCR